The Beijerinckiaceae bacterium RH AL1 genome has a segment encoding these proteins:
- a CDS encoding Flp pilus assembly protein TadD, contains TPR repeats (ID:RHAL1_00665;~source:Prodigal:2.6), with product MPVKPRSTTPPAGLAVPAVLAATLAVALSGGPAAAARESLHLSSPFEVSDSPAGNYLAAIVAGADHDTTAAATFSREALRFDPRNPQLIERAFVSALANGNMLDAFTLADRLLTKQPTDGLAHLVLGVKALKAHQWAAARAQLAKDGPTPSRDVLANLLIAWTWAGAGDEKKALEYCDRLKDDSFVAFRDFHAGMIADLLGDQATARTRLAAAYNADKSTLRLVDAYGRFLSRHGDKDGAQKVYEDFNQVLPSHPLIVAAQNDLKAGKTLEPLIRGADQGAAEVLYDLGAAGGRQGDEIAAIIYMRLSLYLAPKSSLTLITLADTYDRLKQDEEAISLYENVPEQSPLRTTADIQIAQLLANLGKADQSRDFLRKVVAEHPKDEDALMALGNADRDAKKFDEAIDVYTRALDASTKPEKVEWPLYYFRGISYERDKQWPKAVADFKKALALYPDQPLVLNYLGYSWVDRGENLDEAFKMLHQAVEARPSDGYIVDSLGWAYYKLGKYDEAVKELERAIDLKPGDPTINDHLGDAYWRIGRKLEAHFQWNHARDLGPEPDDKQKILEKIAHGLPDVPKPVSADATKGESNDKPAADGSKKDGG from the coding sequence ATGCCGGTGAAGCCAAGATCGACGACGCCGCCCGCCGGGCTCGCCGTTCCAGCGGTGCTCGCGGCGACACTCGCCGTGGCGCTGTCCGGCGGCCCGGCCGCGGCCGCGCGCGAGAGCCTGCACCTGTCGAGCCCCTTCGAGGTCTCCGACAGCCCAGCCGGCAACTACCTCGCGGCGATCGTCGCCGGCGCCGACCACGATACGACGGCCGCCGCCACCTTCTCGCGCGAGGCGCTGCGGTTCGACCCGCGCAACCCACAGCTCATCGAGCGCGCCTTCGTCTCGGCGCTGGCCAACGGCAACATGCTCGATGCCTTCACGCTGGCCGATCGCCTCCTGACCAAGCAGCCGACCGACGGCCTCGCCCATCTCGTGCTCGGCGTGAAGGCGCTGAAAGCGCACCAGTGGGCTGCCGCCCGCGCGCAACTCGCCAAGGACGGTCCGACCCCGAGCCGCGACGTCCTCGCCAACCTGCTCATCGCCTGGACCTGGGCGGGCGCCGGCGACGAGAAGAAGGCGCTCGAGTACTGCGACCGCCTGAAGGACGACAGCTTCGTCGCCTTCCGCGATTTCCACGCCGGGATGATCGCCGACCTCCTCGGCGACCAGGCGACGGCGCGCACCCGCCTCGCGGCGGCCTATAATGCCGACAAGAGCACGCTGCGGCTCGTCGACGCCTACGGCCGCTTCCTCTCGCGCCACGGCGACAAGGACGGCGCGCAGAAGGTCTACGAGGACTTCAACCAGGTCCTGCCGAGCCATCCCTTGATCGTCGCCGCGCAGAACGACCTGAAGGCCGGCAAGACGCTGGAGCCGCTGATCCGGGGGGCCGACCAGGGCGCGGCCGAGGTGCTCTACGACCTCGGCGCCGCCGGCGGCCGCCAGGGCGACGAGATCGCGGCCATCATCTACATGCGCCTGTCGCTCTACCTCGCGCCGAAGAGCAGCCTGACCTTGATCACGCTCGCCGACACCTACGATCGGCTGAAGCAGGACGAGGAGGCGATCTCGCTCTACGAGAACGTGCCGGAGCAGAGCCCGCTCCGCACCACCGCCGACATCCAGATCGCCCAGCTCCTCGCCAACCTCGGCAAGGCCGACCAGAGTCGCGACTTCCTGCGCAAGGTCGTCGCCGAGCATCCGAAGGACGAGGACGCCCTGATGGCGCTCGGCAACGCCGACCGCGACGCCAAGAAGTTCGACGAGGCGATCGACGTCTACACGCGGGCGCTCGACGCTTCGACCAAGCCCGAGAAGGTGGAGTGGCCGCTCTACTACTTCCGCGGCATCTCGTATGAGCGCGACAAGCAGTGGCCGAAGGCGGTTGCCGACTTCAAGAAGGCGCTGGCGCTCTATCCCGACCAGCCGCTCGTTCTGAACTATCTGGGCTACAGCTGGGTCGACCGCGGCGAGAACCTCGACGAGGCCTTCAAGATGCTGCACCAGGCCGTCGAGGCGCGGCCGTCGGACGGCTACATCGTCGATTCGCTGGGCTGGGCCTACTACAAGCTCGGCAAGTACGACGAGGCGGTGAAGGAGCTCGAGCGGGCGATCGACCTGAAGCCAGGCGACCCGACGATCAACGACCACCTCGGCGACGCCTACTGGCGGATCGGCCGCAAGCTCGAGGCCCACTTCCAGTGGAACCACGCGCGCGACCTCGGCCCCGAGCCCGACGACAAGCAGAAGATCCTCGAGAAGATCGCGCACGGCCTGCCCGACGTCCCGAAGCCCGTCTCGGCGGATGCGACGAAGGGCGAGTCGAACGACAAGCCGGCCGCCGACGGCAGCAAGAAGGACGGCGGCTGA
- the gfa gene encoding Glutathione-dependent formaldehyde-activating enzyme (ID:RHAL1_00658;~source:Prodigal:2.6), protein MSLHPSIDNGFQKGTGISGGKLHCHCPTDKVEVTITGDVAHNHACGCSKCWKPKGAEFSVVAVVPSENLKVTAHEEKLHVVDPSATIQRHACKQCGVHMYGRIETDHPFKGLDFVHVELSDEKGWQEPQFAAFVSSIIEQGHDPNDMANVRSKLKSLGLEPYDVLSPPLMDAIATYTGKKSGALKA, encoded by the coding sequence ATGTCTCTGCATCCGTCCATCGACAACGGCTTTCAGAAGGGCACCGGCATATCCGGCGGCAAGCTGCACTGCCACTGCCCGACCGACAAGGTCGAGGTGACGATCACCGGCGACGTCGCCCACAACCACGCCTGCGGCTGCTCCAAGTGCTGGAAGCCGAAGGGCGCCGAGTTCTCGGTGGTTGCCGTCGTGCCGAGCGAGAACCTCAAGGTCACGGCGCACGAGGAGAAGCTGCACGTCGTCGATCCGTCGGCGACCATCCAGCGCCACGCCTGCAAGCAGTGCGGCGTCCACATGTACGGCCGCATCGAGACCGACCACCCCTTCAAGGGCCTCGACTTCGTGCATGTCGAGCTGTCCGACGAGAAGGGCTGGCAGGAGCCGCAGTTCGCGGCCTTCGTCTCCTCGATCATCGAGCAGGGCCACGACCCCAACGACATGGCCAACGTCCGCTCGAAGCTGAAGTCGCTCGGCCTCGAGCCCTACGACGTGCTGTCGCCGCCGCTGATGGACGCGATTGCCACCTACACCGGCAAGAAGTCCGGCGCGCTGAAGGCGTAA
- a CDS encoding Putrescine-binding periplasmic protein (ID:RHAL1_00667;~source:Prodigal:2.6), whose amino-acid sequence MPGLLALALIATAAPARAGGDLFIYNWTDYTAPALIEKFQKETGIKVTVDTYDSNETLLAKLKAGGANYDIVVISSDFVPIFIAEKLIQKIDGPKLDGFQNIEARWRGPAWDKGNDYTVPFDWGVTSFDVNTKYVKVPVDSLKTLFEPPPEAKGRVGMLSAPTEVMSQAELYLGLPPCQTDTANMKKVSSLLEAQSGAVKVYASDGAIEREASGETWIIQIWNGDAARARLANPDIRFVFPKEGVVGWMDNMAIPTSAKNPENARRFMAFLLRPENAALSENFTHYSSAITGVGPFLDPALRDAPELNVPKDTKIVFSPTCPAPAIKLIDRVWTKLRR is encoded by the coding sequence TTGCCCGGCTTGCTAGCGCTCGCGCTGATCGCCACCGCCGCGCCCGCTCGCGCCGGCGGCGACCTCTTCATCTACAACTGGACCGACTACACCGCCCCGGCGCTGATCGAAAAATTCCAGAAAGAGACTGGGATCAAGGTCACCGTCGACACCTACGATTCCAACGAGACGCTGCTCGCCAAGCTCAAGGCCGGCGGCGCCAACTACGACATCGTCGTCATCTCCTCCGACTTCGTGCCGATCTTCATCGCGGAGAAGCTGATCCAGAAGATCGACGGGCCGAAGCTCGACGGCTTCCAGAACATCGAGGCCCGCTGGCGCGGGCCTGCCTGGGACAAGGGCAACGACTACACGGTGCCGTTCGACTGGGGCGTCACCTCCTTCGACGTCAACACGAAGTACGTGAAAGTGCCGGTCGACTCGCTGAAGACGCTGTTCGAGCCGCCGCCAGAGGCCAAAGGCCGGGTCGGCATGCTGAGCGCGCCGACCGAGGTGATGTCCCAGGCCGAGCTCTATCTCGGGCTGCCGCCGTGCCAGACCGACACCGCCAACATGAAGAAGGTGTCGAGCCTGCTCGAGGCGCAGTCCGGCGCGGTGAAGGTCTATGCGTCGGACGGCGCGATCGAGCGCGAGGCCTCGGGCGAGACCTGGATCATCCAGATCTGGAACGGCGACGCCGCCCGCGCCCGGCTCGCCAACCCCGACATCCGGTTCGTCTTCCCGAAGGAAGGCGTGGTCGGCTGGATGGACAACATGGCCATCCCGACGAGCGCAAAGAACCCAGAGAACGCGCGCCGCTTCATGGCCTTCCTGCTGCGGCCGGAGAATGCAGCGCTGTCGGAGAATTTCACGCATTATTCCAGTGCGATCACCGGCGTCGGCCCGTTCCTCGATCCGGCCCTGCGCGATGCGCCGGAGCTGAACGTGCCGAAGGACACGAAGATCGTGTTTTCGCCGACCTGCCCGGCGCCGGCGATCAAGCTGATCGACCGCGTCTGGACGAAGCTGCGGCGCTAG
- a CDS encoding DNA-binding protein HU (modular protein) (ID:RHAL1_00659;~source:Prodigal:2.6), protein MAKATAPKDTAAAPAKKSAGAVLTTTEIGEHLASTFDIPKSHAKIYLTEAVSLMAKHLKKGSKVRIAGLGVFQVKKRAARKGRNPNTGEVIKIKASKRVGFAVARDLKAKL, encoded by the coding sequence ATGGCCAAGGCAACGGCACCGAAGGATACGGCTGCAGCACCGGCAAAGAAGAGCGCCGGGGCGGTCCTCACGACGACGGAGATCGGCGAGCACCTGGCGTCGACCTTCGACATCCCGAAGTCGCACGCCAAGATCTACCTCACCGAGGCCGTCTCGCTGATGGCCAAGCACCTGAAGAAGGGCAGCAAGGTCCGCATCGCCGGCCTCGGCGTCTTCCAGGTGAAGAAGCGCGCCGCCCGCAAGGGCCGCAACCCGAACACCGGCGAGGTCATCAAGATCAAGGCCTCGAAGCGCGTCGGCTTCGCCGTCGCCCGCGACCTCAAGGCGAAGCTCTAA
- the fbp_1 gene encoding Fructose-1,6-bisphosphatase class 1 (ID:RHAL1_00664;~source:Prodigal:2.6), with product MLYHRTTLSKFIIEDQRRTADPDPNLTSLLNDIQTACKLIAVAVSRGTLDAAGHNDAIPDRDELGRVQRRIDRSANKIMVSTCEWGGQLAGIVSEDFAEPYQIPESYPRGRYLLLFSPLDGAPNMDVNAPVGTIFSVLRCPEGVERPEPKDFLQPGTAQVAAGYAIYGPVAMMVLTLGAGVHGFTLDHSIGAFTLSHPAMAIPEKTREFAVNISNERYWEKPVRRYVEECIEGEAGPRGSDFSMRWIASMVAEVHRILIRGGLFMHPRDSKDPGLDGRARLLYEANPMAMIVEQAGGAASTGRTRLLDVKPSEIHQRVPVILGSREEVERLVAYHADENYEREPAFSTPLFQARSLFRSE from the coding sequence ATGTTGTACCATCGTACGACGTTGTCGAAGTTCATCATCGAGGATCAGCGCCGCACCGCTGACCCCGACCCGAACCTCACGTCGCTCCTCAACGACATCCAGACCGCCTGCAAGCTGATCGCCGTCGCCGTGTCGCGCGGCACGCTCGACGCGGCGGGCCACAACGACGCGATCCCGGACCGGGACGAGCTCGGCCGCGTGCAGCGCCGCATCGACCGCTCGGCCAACAAGATCATGGTCTCGACCTGCGAATGGGGCGGCCAGCTCGCCGGCATCGTGTCGGAGGACTTTGCCGAGCCCTACCAGATCCCCGAGAGCTACCCGCGCGGGCGCTACCTCCTGTTGTTCTCGCCGCTCGACGGCGCGCCGAACATGGACGTCAACGCGCCGGTCGGCACGATCTTCTCGGTGCTGCGCTGCCCCGAGGGCGTGGAGCGGCCGGAGCCGAAGGACTTTCTCCAGCCCGGCACGGCGCAGGTGGCGGCGGGCTACGCGATCTACGGGCCGGTCGCGATGATGGTGCTGACGCTCGGCGCCGGCGTGCACGGATTCACGCTCGACCATTCGATCGGCGCCTTCACCCTCTCGCACCCGGCGATGGCGATCCCCGAAAAGACGCGCGAGTTCGCGGTCAACATCTCGAACGAGCGCTACTGGGAGAAGCCGGTGCGCCGCTACGTCGAGGAGTGCATCGAGGGCGAGGCCGGCCCGCGCGGCTCGGACTTCTCGATGCGCTGGATCGCCTCAATGGTCGCCGAGGTGCACCGCATCCTCATCCGCGGCGGCCTGTTCATGCATCCGCGCGACAGCAAGGACCCGGGCCTCGATGGCCGCGCGCGCCTGCTCTACGAGGCGAACCCGATGGCGATGATCGTCGAGCAGGCCGGCGGCGCCGCCTCGACCGGCCGCACCCGCCTCCTCGACGTCAAGCCCTCCGAGATCCACCAGCGCGTGCCGGTCATCCTCGGCTCGCGCGAGGAGGTCGAGCGTCTCGTCGCCTACCATGCCGACGAGAACTACGAGCGCGAGCCCGCCTTCTCGACGCCGCTGTTCCAGGCCCGCTCCCTGTTCCGATCCGAGTAG
- a CDS encoding hypothetical protein (ID:RHAL1_00662;~conserved protein of unknown function;~source:Prodigal:2.6) — translation MAPKQGDFVWHELLTSDVPAAADYYAKVLGWSVRDAGLSGQDYRIFSVGETPVAGLMAVPEQAKAAGLKPRWGSYVAVDDVDATVEALKAAGGTLHYGPEDIPRTGRFASVADAQGVGFYLFRGDGEPPPEVPPGTPGTVGWNELHAVDGEAAFAFYAGLFGWTKDEAIPMGPAGVYQLFANGGPAIGGIMTKMDAFMPMATWIGYVNVDAIDAAAARATEAGGTIVHGPSEVPGGQWIAHGRDPQGALFAMIGPGR, via the coding sequence ATGGCCCCGAAACAGGGCGACTTCGTCTGGCACGAGCTGCTCACGAGCGACGTCCCCGCCGCCGCCGATTACTATGCCAAGGTGCTCGGCTGGAGCGTCAGGGACGCAGGGCTTTCGGGCCAGGACTATCGGATCTTCTCGGTCGGCGAGACGCCCGTCGCCGGCCTGATGGCGGTGCCCGAGCAGGCCAAGGCCGCCGGCCTCAAGCCGCGCTGGGGCAGCTACGTCGCCGTCGATGATGTCGACGCCACGGTCGAGGCGCTGAAGGCGGCGGGCGGCACCCTTCATTACGGCCCGGAGGACATTCCGCGCACCGGCCGCTTCGCGTCCGTCGCCGACGCGCAGGGCGTCGGCTTCTATCTCTTCCGCGGCGACGGCGAGCCGCCGCCGGAGGTCCCGCCAGGCACGCCGGGCACGGTCGGCTGGAACGAGCTGCATGCCGTCGACGGCGAGGCGGCGTTCGCGTTCTACGCGGGCCTGTTCGGCTGGACCAAGGACGAGGCGATCCCGATGGGACCGGCAGGCGTCTACCAGCTCTTCGCCAACGGCGGCCCGGCGATCGGCGGCATCATGACCAAGATGGACGCGTTCATGCCGATGGCGACCTGGATCGGCTATGTCAACGTCGACGCCATCGACGCCGCGGCCGCCCGCGCCACCGAGGCCGGCGGCACGATCGTGCACGGCCCATCCGAGGTGCCAGGTGGCCAGTGGATCGCGCATGGCCGCGATCCGCAGGGCGCGCTGTTCGCGATGATAGGGCCGGGGCGGTAG
- the ispE gene encoding 4-diphosphocytidyl-2-C-methyl-D-erythritol kinase (ID:RHAL1_00666;~source:Prodigal:2.6), translated as MTAATPAGDGRLVERAPAKINLTLHVVARREDGYHALESLVVFTRSGDTLTLVPGEALTLTIEGPTAAASGDIEKNLVIRAARALARRVDGLELGAFHLVKRLPVAAGIGGGSSDAAAALRLLARHNGLALDDARIMAAAAETGADIPVCLAASARMMRGIGDELGPVLKLPPLPALIVNPGVPLETRAVFTRMDLPPGWRTTASAHPAFADGTAADAVFTALRRGRNDLEDPACVLAPVVSDVLAVLGAAPGCKLARMSGSGATCFGLFADCRAAARAKKAIQRVHPGWWVKTTMLG; from the coding sequence GTGACGGCCGCGACTCCTGCTGGTGATGGGCGCCTCGTCGAGCGCGCCCCTGCCAAGATCAACCTGACCCTGCATGTCGTCGCGCGGCGCGAGGACGGCTACCACGCGCTGGAAAGCCTGGTGGTCTTCACCCGCAGCGGCGACACGCTGACGCTCGTGCCGGGCGAGGCGCTGACGCTCACGATCGAAGGCCCGACGGCGGCGGCGTCCGGCGACATCGAGAAGAACCTCGTCATCCGCGCCGCGCGGGCGCTGGCGCGGCGCGTCGACGGGCTGGAGCTCGGCGCCTTCCACCTTGTGAAGCGGCTGCCGGTCGCGGCGGGGATCGGCGGCGGCTCGTCGGACGCGGCGGCGGCGCTGCGGCTGCTGGCGCGGCACAACGGGCTCGCCCTGGACGACGCCCGCATCATGGCCGCGGCGGCCGAGACCGGCGCCGACATTCCCGTCTGCCTCGCCGCCAGCGCGCGCATGATGCGCGGCATCGGCGACGAGCTCGGGCCCGTCCTGAAGCTGCCGCCGCTGCCGGCGCTGATCGTCAATCCCGGCGTGCCGCTCGAGACGCGCGCCGTCTTCACGCGGATGGACCTGCCGCCCGGCTGGCGCACGACGGCGAGCGCGCATCCCGCCTTCGCCGACGGCACGGCGGCGGATGCCGTCTTCACCGCGCTGCGGCGCGGCCGCAACGACCTCGAGGACCCCGCCTGCGTGCTGGCGCCGGTCGTCTCCGACGTCCTGGCGGTGCTCGGCGCGGCGCCCGGCTGCAAGCTCGCACGCATGTCGGGCTCCGGCGCGACGTGCTTCGGGCTCTTCGCCGACTGCCGCGCCGCCGCCCGCGCCAAGAAGGCGATCCAGCGCGTGCATCCCGGCTGGTGGGTGAAGACGACCATGCTGGGCTAG
- a CDS encoding Nitrate ABC transporter substrate-binding protein (ID:RHAL1_00661;~source:Prodigal:2.6), with translation MVRLVLALLVALAVSAASAQAADKVRFLTSWFAEPEQGGFYEAKANGLYDKAGLDVTIRMGGPQLNTIQLLVAGEADFIIGYDFQTLTARSHGLPVVTVATSFQSDVAGILTHDDIASIESLKGKPIAIGAASRLTFWPWLRQKYGFTDDQIRPYAFSMQPFFADPALSQQGYITFEPFVAAQHGVKTKFFLLSDYGYAPYSTTIVTTDAFVKAHPDIVARFVKASLEGWRDYLRDPAPANKLIQADNPKMSDAELAFADDAMRKRGLVDGGDAATKGIGIMTEAHWKRTAEFMIGADLLPANTDWHAAFTDRFVKDLAIH, from the coding sequence ATGGTCAGGCTCGTGCTCGCGCTCCTCGTCGCCCTCGCCGTGTCGGCGGCATCGGCGCAAGCGGCCGACAAGGTGCGCTTCCTCACCTCTTGGTTCGCCGAGCCCGAGCAGGGCGGCTTCTACGAGGCCAAGGCGAACGGGCTCTACGACAAGGCCGGCCTCGACGTGACGATCCGCATGGGCGGCCCGCAGCTCAACACGATCCAGCTGCTCGTCGCGGGCGAGGCGGACTTCATCATCGGCTACGACTTCCAGACGCTCACCGCGCGGTCGCACGGCCTGCCCGTCGTCACCGTCGCGACCTCGTTCCAGAGCGACGTCGCCGGCATTCTCACGCACGACGACATCGCAAGCATCGAGTCGCTGAAGGGCAAGCCGATTGCGATCGGCGCCGCCTCGCGCCTGACGTTCTGGCCGTGGCTGCGCCAGAAATACGGCTTCACCGACGACCAGATCCGACCGTACGCCTTCAGCATGCAGCCGTTCTTCGCCGACCCCGCCCTGTCGCAGCAGGGCTACATCACGTTCGAGCCCTTCGTCGCCGCGCAGCACGGCGTGAAGACCAAGTTCTTCCTGCTTTCAGATTACGGCTACGCGCCCTACTCGACGACGATCGTCACGACGGATGCTTTCGTGAAGGCGCATCCCGACATCGTCGCGCGCTTCGTCAAGGCCTCCCTCGAGGGCTGGCGCGACTACCTGCGCGACCCCGCACCGGCCAACAAGCTGATCCAGGCCGACAACCCGAAGATGAGCGACGCCGAGCTCGCTTTCGCGGACGACGCGATGCGCAAGCGCGGGCTCGTCGACGGCGGCGACGCGGCAACGAAGGGCATCGGCATCATGACCGAGGCGCACTGGAAGAGGACCGCCGAGTTCATGATCGGCGCCGATCTTCTGCCTGCGAACACCGATTGGCACGCCGCCTTCACGGATCGCTTCGTCAAGGACCTCGCGATCCACTGA
- the prkB gene encoding phosphoribulokinase (ID:RHAL1_00663;~source:Prodigal:2.6), with the protein MSKRHPIISITGSSGAGTTTVTATFQHIFRREKIKAQIIEGDAFHRYDRLEMRELVKEANERGNSQVSHFGPDANLFKELETLFRTYGETGEGRLRKYLHDDEEAEPYRQQPGTFTPWEDVEPGTDLLFYEGLHGGVVDKTLGIDIARYTDLLIGVVPIINLEWIQKLHRDKRYRGYTHEAVVDTILRRMPDYVKYICPQFSETHVNFQRVPTVDTSNPFTARDVPTADESMLIIRFRDPKGIDMPYLLSMLSDSFMSRANTIVCPGSKMPLAMQLIFTPMILQLMDRKKRSL; encoded by the coding sequence ATGTCGAAGCGGCACCCGATCATCTCGATCACCGGCTCGTCGGGCGCCGGGACGACCACGGTCACGGCGACGTTCCAGCACATCTTCCGTCGCGAGAAGATCAAGGCGCAGATCATCGAGGGCGACGCGTTCCACCGCTACGACCGGCTCGAGATGCGCGAGCTTGTCAAGGAGGCGAACGAGCGCGGCAACAGCCAGGTCAGCCACTTCGGTCCCGACGCCAACTTGTTCAAGGAGCTGGAAACGCTGTTCCGGACCTACGGCGAGACCGGCGAGGGGCGGCTGCGCAAGTACCTGCACGACGACGAGGAGGCCGAGCCCTATAGGCAGCAGCCCGGCACCTTCACGCCGTGGGAAGACGTCGAGCCCGGCACGGATCTCCTCTTCTACGAGGGCCTGCACGGCGGCGTCGTCGACAAGACGCTCGGCATTGACATCGCGCGCTACACCGACCTGCTGATTGGCGTCGTGCCGATCATCAACCTCGAGTGGATCCAGAAGCTGCACCGCGACAAGCGCTACCGCGGCTACACGCACGAGGCCGTCGTCGACACGATCCTGCGCCGCATGCCGGACTACGTGAAGTACATCTGCCCGCAATTCTCGGAGACGCACGTCAACTTCCAGCGCGTGCCGACCGTCGACACCTCGAACCCGTTCACCGCCCGCGACGTGCCGACGGCCGACGAGAGCATGCTGATCATCCGCTTCCGCGACCCGAAGGGCATCGACATGCCCTACCTGCTCTCGATGCTGTCGGACTCGTTCATGTCGCGCGCCAACACGATCGTCTGCCCCGGCTCGAAGATGCCGCTCGCCATGCAGCTCATCTTCACGCCGATGATCCTGCAGCTGATGGACCGCAAGAAGCGGTCGCTGTAG
- a CDS encoding putative PAS domain-containing protein (ID:RHAL1_00660;~source:Prodigal:2.6), whose translation MTMAAWLPAMMGHIGRLLGARGWGAPTSAGKTDDFDLEATKATVLDHFVAPAFIMRDGFIVYANQACLRAFGATNVEEFLGHHIKHRLADIQPDGRTVKETLRDFFRVYEASGFDRRVWAHKRMDGSPLVVRATVTAIPSPGHVTNCSILEDIDTFTSEHELRMKAVHALAEDGTVKTVADRVSDTALNLTAGARELSGTAGRASSMLRDALASADASATSATVISTAATQLIDTIDGVARRMSDRRRRMAAAAQEAARIQETVATMAQAAGRIETIVGMVSAIADQTKLLALNATIEAARAGDAGRGFSVVASEVKTLAGASASAGDDIRARVADIRATVATTLEALNEITASVLELNKDAVALDDEVASQRDATHEIARNVQQSSEAAETLISLVRALAEVVDTNETLSGRVLERSTALNAEAARLQSEVRHFGGLAEAAA comes from the coding sequence ATGACGATGGCTGCGTGGCTACCGGCAATGATGGGACACATCGGCCGACTTCTCGGCGCTCGCGGATGGGGTGCGCCGACGTCGGCAGGCAAGACGGACGACTTCGACCTCGAGGCGACCAAGGCGACGGTCCTCGATCACTTCGTCGCGCCTGCCTTCATCATGCGCGACGGGTTCATCGTCTACGCCAACCAGGCGTGCCTGCGCGCCTTCGGCGCCACCAACGTCGAAGAGTTCCTCGGCCATCACATCAAGCACCGGCTGGCCGACATCCAGCCCGACGGGCGGACGGTGAAGGAGACGCTGCGCGACTTCTTCCGCGTCTACGAAGCCTCGGGGTTCGACCGCCGCGTCTGGGCGCATAAGCGGATGGACGGCAGCCCGCTCGTCGTGCGCGCGACCGTCACGGCGATCCCGAGCCCCGGCCACGTCACCAACTGCTCGATCCTCGAGGACATCGACACGTTCACGAGCGAGCACGAGCTGCGCATGAAGGCGGTGCATGCGCTCGCGGAGGACGGCACGGTGAAGACGGTGGCCGACCGCGTCAGCGACACCGCGCTGAACCTCACCGCCGGCGCCCGCGAGCTGTCGGGCACGGCAGGACGCGCCTCGTCGATGCTGCGCGATGCGCTGGCCTCTGCGGACGCGTCGGCGACCAGCGCCACGGTCATCTCGACGGCCGCGACGCAGCTCATCGACACGATCGACGGCGTCGCGCGGCGCATGAGCGACCGCCGCAGGCGCATGGCGGCGGCGGCGCAGGAGGCGGCCCGCATTCAGGAGACCGTCGCCACGATGGCGCAGGCGGCCGGCCGCATCGAGACCATCGTCGGCATGGTGAGCGCGATTGCCGACCAGACCAAGCTGCTCGCGCTCAACGCGACGATCGAGGCGGCGCGGGCCGGCGATGCCGGGCGCGGCTTCTCCGTCGTCGCCTCCGAGGTGAAGACGCTGGCCGGCGCCTCGGCCTCCGCCGGCGACGACATCCGCGCCCGCGTCGCCGACATCCGCGCGACCGTGGCGACGACGCTGGAGGCGCTGAACGAGATCACCGCCAGCGTGCTCGAGCTCAACAAGGACGCCGTGGCGCTCGACGACGAGGTCGCGAGCCAGCGCGACGCGACGCACGAGATCGCCCGCAACGTCCAGCAGTCGAGCGAGGCTGCAGAGACGCTGATCTCGCTCGTGCGCGCGCTGGCCGAGGTCGTCGACACCAACGAGACCTTGTCGGGCCGCGTGCTGGAGCGCTCGACGGCGCTCAACGCCGAGGCCGCGCGCCTGCAGTCCGAGGTGCGCCACTTCGGGGGACTGGCGGAAGCCGCCGCCTGA